DNA from Magnolia sinica isolate HGM2019 chromosome 19, MsV1, whole genome shotgun sequence:
TGAACGACTTCGACCATAAATGTTAAAATAGGCAAATATGTCAAACTTGTAATATATAATTGAATATGAGAAGATCGATCACCTGCTCAACCACTTGTAGAATATCTGTAATGATCAGGTGATAATCGGAAAGTAAGGTTCTTCCTTCAATGATGGTTGCACCTTACCTTTTTATAAGAAATAACTTTTCAATATACTGGTGCGATCAAATAAAACGAAAAACTTACAGTTGATCACCGAGAACAACTACATGAATACTTATTCTTAAAGAACTTCTTATATTAGATAagaatcaagttcaacatatgaGCATaagcttggattacaactaaaaatttATTGCTATTGAATTATAGCTACTCTTAAGATAGATTGAGGTAAGATAAATTGATGGATTTAATTCGTTTGTTAGATTCAGTTTTGTTGTTTGTTATGCTAATCTTCATACTAGTTATAAATTTCTTCTATTATTATTCTTCAAACGTTTCTCTTCTTTATTGAACGAATATGGTAATTGAGGCATCACCATCTAGATTATTTTCTTGTTATGTTTCTCATTTTGATTGTTCCTCTTCTATTGGCCAAGCTCTATTCTTCTCGGTCACTGTTTGCTCTCGACCACGTTTTACCTCTGGATGTCTCGGTCGCACTATTTTATCGATTACCTTCTATCTCTCGTGTAAAGCCACAAGTTACCTCCCTATTGGCTTTTCCTGAAACAGTAAAAAATAGGGTGCAACATTGCCCCCCACGTTGCTTCACCTTTCAGGTAAAAAGGTGAAAGCGAGGTTATTAGGTTGCCCGATGCAATAAATGCGAATGATTGTTCGTCCATGTGTCAATTTTCCATTGATTCATCCGATCGAGGCTAAACTAAATAGCGATCTTTATCTCTTATATGTCAGTTGTCCTTGTGATATATTGCACACAGTTGCCTTGTACTAAAGTCATAATTATCCTTTCATTAATGTGCACGTATCGTGTCCGATATATAAACAATACGTATGGTTAATGTTTCCCTTCGTGCACATCTTACTTTTTCTCTCTGGCTCAAAacttctttcttcatttgatCTTCCTCCAACCACTATGGTtgcatcttcctcctcttccatTCCAGTCTTTCACCAAGAAACCTTGGTAAAGGATTTAGATGTCATTTCTTCATGAGCCGCCAATGACCTCGTCTTCAATGCTTCTATTGAACCAAACAAAGCATACTTAATACTCGGTATGGCCTTTCATCCTAGAGTCACTCACGAACAATTTTGGAAAGCACGTTTCCTAAGGTGCCTTGATAAAATGCTACTCATTTAAtccagtcatttctcatatcttgcCAATGCTTTCAAAGCTTGGAGATCATGGCTGAAACAAATGAATAGTTGGGCAGAATGGTATACTCGTGCAGAAGCACATCATGGTGACACATAGAAATAGGCCGGTATATATGATTGTATTAGTCTTTCTTTGCATGAATATCTAGTCAATGCTTTCTCTTCTTGTAGCGACCTCAATTTTTTTGGAGTCGATAAACCAATATTTTCCATTTTGGATGCGGCCCCATGGGTCCAACATCATGGATTTTTGTGGCTCTACCCATCTTCTTCCTTTTGATGAGCCTATTTATTCAGGTTTTGCCTTAGAGGATAAACATTTATTCGTCCCTCCAGACAAGACCATCAAAGCCTATTCCACTTTCATGACTATCCAATGCAAATCTCAGGATGAAGTTAATGATCAAGAGcacatgtttttttttctctctcctaaTGTGGATTTGACGATTTTTGCTTTGTATGAGCACTTTTCACATTACAAATGAATACATTCATCTGACCGAGGCACTTGCTCAAGGACATCAACTTACCCTTGCCCATACGTGCTCGGCCACTTTATCTTAGAGTATGTTTAAAGCCACCACCAACGGTTTTTACTATTCTGTGGACTTGTTTGGCTCGTTCAAATGCGTCTTTATAAATATTTTGGGCTATCTTTTGTCAAATTTGTTCCCACTTATTTGAATTGTGGCTTTATAAATATTTGGGGGCATCATTTGTCAAATTTGTTCCCACTGATTTGAATTTCGCATCTTTTGCCCATCACAACGTCCTTTGCCTTAAAATTCATCATTCTTTTACTGAGTACATGAACTTATTTCTTTCTCTTAACATCGATAAATCCAACCATTCTTTTTGTCCTTTCAATGGTAAAGAATTCGGTCCGACCTAGTTCACAAAAGAATATGAGTCGGCCGATGTCGAGATGGTTGGTCTCAAAGAACAAGCTTGAAAAAGCTATTTGATTTCCAAAGAGATTCCATGTGATGACATAATGATTCAAGTGTCAATGTTAAGGTCAGGATTGAACAATACTACTCCAATCTCCTTGCTCATCAGTTCAATTTGGCTCAAGACATCCCTTATCAATTCATTCATCAAACTTGCAACCAACCTTCAAATGATCTACCAGTTGTGGATTTGGTCAATATGTTCCATATCCTCTACAATAAATTTGACTATGTGAGCTCTGCTTTCATGCTTTCTCTCTTTCCCATATGTCCCTAGCAATTATCTTTATTTTACCATTAGTGAATAAATTACTATGGGACCTTAGTCAATGGATCCCGTGAGTTAATCACCGCCCGACTCGCTCATTCTTCATCTAAAGTAGAAAAACCTGTGGGCGAGATGAAAAAACAACTACTGAGGGTACTATAAAGTCGAATATACATCAATCGGTCATGTCTCCTATTCAAGTATCTataaccttataaacaagttggggCATAGAAAGGTTTCGATAGTTAGCACTATTATGGGAAGATCTGAGTCCCTTCAATTCCGAGAGCCAACGCCACACTAATCGGATTAGATACGTAAGAGTAAAACTGTGCACCGAGGTTGTTGGTTCAGAGTAATTTAAGACCGAGGCAGTCGGCGTGAAGATCATACCAGAACCTACTTGCAAGATCTCGGACCGCCCCACTATTGCCCAACCAGAGACGAATCGTTCAACTACTCACATCTGTGTCACCCGTTGGGGGGAAACTCAACTCGACGAGTCAAGTCCGCCACCCACCTCGGAGCTCGGAGGAGAGACCTCCAAAATACCTGATTGACAAGCAAGGCCGGATCTATCATAAGTTTAGACCGGAGCTCAGCTCGGACTCGGGACGCGTTCTTCGCTTAATAACTCAATGACAAAAGCCCATGTGTATGCTGGTCTAGGTTCAAGGCTCGGAGTTAGGGCCTCTTTGTCCTGAGATCCCGAGCCGAGGCCGAGGCAGGATGCGGACGTTTCAtgcgctaaactaagaaactaccttaaACGGCCACGATCGATTGTCTCACCCGCAGATACACACGATACGCTACACGACTCCCGGAttacggataatatctccacAATCATAGAATCCCATTAATTGAGTGAATCGTGTtgagattaacggacccagacTGTCCGATAGGCAAGTATAAATACAAAGGgactccattgctacaggtacgcaacatctcacaccctctctctacaacCAACTTAGACCCAAaatcccttgacctgacttaggcatcagagggtcccccaatttagccaaggtctcctttgctcactctCTGTGCAGGGCTAGGGTTCCTTGGAGGTTTGATGTACCGAGCGGAGGGTGGTTCAGATTTTGGCATCAACAAGCACCATTGTCATCTTGCCATGTGATTAACTAGagctttatatctacctcattttttttggctcGTTCCTTAAATGAGATGGCAtagtggatggatagtgtggatacaacatgctAGGCAGTGTGCCCATAGGCCATCTACTAGCCCAAgggatattcatagagacaacgTTGCACGCAATCCACTACAAAACGTGTGTACGACGGGTTGTGATGTCATAGGCTATGGCTTATCTAAGCCCATATCCTTATCTAAATATCTAGAGCCATGTTTAGCCTGGATTGCTATATAAGAATATAAGTCTACATCTGGCCCATTTTTCTAGAATAACTAGGGTTTGTCCAAGCTTGCAAAGTGAAACTCGTGCACTAGCCCTGACCAACAAGCTTGATCCAACTCGTGATGACTATGCATGGCCCAATCTAGCTGCTTGCATTTGTATGAGTATTAAGATGTTCATTACATGTAACCTTTCTGCACGTTATATGACAAAATAAGCCCTGAAATCCTAAacagatgggttttttttttttttttttggtccaaaTGGTCCCGTAATGTGACGTGGTTGTAGAAGCCCGTACGGACCTAACTAAAGGTTTTTGTAGCCCTGAaactacttttttattttttagatgatgaaaatgccatCTGCACAATGCGTCATACAATGTGCTCTtgtctaaaaaagaaaaatgtccTTTAAAAAAGAGACGTGgaccacaaaaaataaaataaaattcggcCCACCCCTTGGCcaatctaattcattcattttAACCAGACAATCCTAAACTCATAATAGAACTTTTTCTGTTTTCTATTTGAAGTTCTCTATTACCTACAATTACACTAATGTTGTGcattaattttaaattgtttTCTCCTACGTAGTTTATCTGTGATGAGTTTTTCCCTCAAACTTTGAtcaatgacatgaaattaaaaccttTTATGTGTGAATGTGTTAGATTTTCTTTACTACAACCCAATGGGTCCCACAGAAGATGTGGATGACTTTAAAACGTGGGGTCCTTTTGCACTATGGTCATTTTGTtgtttccttcttccttcctcattttttttttcatgggaggGGAGGATAGTGTATTTCTGTTCCCTCCCTCCAACCTCCttcctccttccttcttccttcttccttcttcattgGTTTCTTTTATAGTtgtgtttatgtttttttttttttttttaaatataatttagtATGAATGGTGGGAATTTATGAAAGGGAATAGGGTGTGGAAGAATACTATAAtgaatgaatttttataatggaaaAATGTTGTGATGCATGAATTTTGTAATAAaagaatgttgtaatgcatgAATTTTGTAATAAAGGAATGTTGTAATGCAAAAATTttgtaatgaatgaatgtgatgaacGTTGGAATGAATGACTATTGTAATGAATGATTTTTCATAATGGAAAAATGCTGAGATGGAAGTATAttgtaatgaatgaatgttgTACGGTGGATCATTGATATCTATTGTGGATTGCCCATATTCACCGTAGATTGTCAATATAAATTATTATGGACCGTCGATATTTAGTGTAAATAGTCGATATTCACTGTGGACCACTAATATTAAGAGTGGGCTGTTGATATTTATTGTGGAAtgctgatattcactatggaccgTTGATATTCATTGTGGATTATTGATATTTTCACCGTGGATCATATATATTTATTGTGGGCCATCAATTTGACGAAAACgattataactccctcgttacatgtctAATTTtgatgatcttgtgcttgttggAAAGGCAATTTGATGAATTTTCAAATAACTTTATAATTATCTTATTTTGACACCATTTAATTGTACAAACGTGATGCCAATGTCTATCAAAATCAATATGGATCGTTGATATTCACCGTGGGCAATCAATCTGACGAAAacgatcataactccctcgttaaaTGTCCGATTTTAGTGATAATatgctcgttggaaaggtaatttgatgaactttcaaatagaTTCAAAATCATCTCATTTAGAGACCATTTGATTGTCCAAAAGTGAATTCAAAATTCATCAAGATTATTGTAGATTGGTGATATTCACTGTGGGCCATCAATATGATGAAAATGGCATTAACTCCCTCTTCGTTACATGTCCGATTTATATGATCTTGTGTGGTTAGGCCACAGTAAGGGAATCACCGTCTTAGGTGAGGCTGGGCCGCACTTAATCGCCGCACCTAGTCCGCTTTATAATTGGATAGAGTTGATGGCTCAAGCAGGCTCAATTGCTAAATCGACTTAAATTTTGGGCCGAGGCTGGTCTTTGGGCCTAAATTCCAGCCCGAGCTGAGCCCAAAGCGAGAAAGGAACAAAAGACGGATGGGTCAACCCAACCCATGGACAGCCCTACCTAGCACCCCAATCCAAAACGTGTCATAttagtagagctgtacatgagtcgagttagctcggttagcttgcttgactcgactcgaaaaggtTTGACTCGCCTTAATTTGAAATTGGATTTGGACTTAGTCGAGTtggttttttgagctcaaaaaaatttcgagcctagtttgagcttgcccaagctcgacttaactcagatcgaacctcaactcaaatcgactCGAATGGAATCAACTtagtgactcgattattttgatattgatactgctcgccgagtgtttgatgaaatgactcgacgAAGTATTGTTTCAGGGTGTGTACATTATACGTGAGATCAATTGGTGGTGAGGAAGGaatgaataaaaaacaaatcattaaaaaaactttacattataaaattgtccacatatttttattttgattattctcACCGAGTGTTAGATGAAATATCTATAAAGATTTGTTACTGTTTTGCGTTCCATGAGAAGTTGAAGATGCATTATTtctttgagaaaatgtcacatgGGCTCAAATTCGGCTCGAACTGGTCCGAGTGCTGACCGTACTgagccgagttgtgccaagctcgaatCGTGTACAGAATATATTAGTCTGGGTGGACCGGGGTTTTTATCGGGTTGGCATAGTCCAAGCCCAGGCATCACCAAACGCGGTTCGACTGCATTTGTCCCTATCCAAGTTTTACGAAACCGCTTCCTGAAGCCCCAGTTTACGAAACCGCCTCTATAAAAACCTATAATCCCATTCTTTCTCTTTCTGGAAGAAACGAAACCTATGGCGATGCGATCTGCAGCGATCCCTCGAGCTTTTATCTCACGCGTTATGGAAGCTTCTAGAAGGACCTCTCGCTACTTCAGCGATGGAACGGGCAGGGTTCTTGGCGAGGAAGAAAAAGCTGCTGAAAACGTCTACATCCAGGtatgctctctctttctctctctatcgcTCCTCGATCAGTTGGTCTCTTgatcaatgatccagattatTATTATTCGATTCTCGACCGTTGGATATTgatttctttattcttctttttctgaagaaaaaggagagagagaggttggagaAGCTGAGGCTGAAGATGGAGAAGGAGAAAGGAACCTCGGAGAAGGAGAAACCTGAGAAGGTATGGAAATGATATCTGCACTCTCACCGATTTATAGATATGCTCTCTGTTTTGACTTTTGGTAATACAATAGTACGGACTTACCATGAGGGATCATTTGGATGCCTAACTTTTTAAGTTGCAAGGGATCACCTGAAATAAGTTTTTCACATGCTGCTTGCTTGGATGTAAGTtagagatttttattttattttaatttttaattttaattttaattttaaaagctACAAAGTGTTTACAGGTGAGAAAGTATCTGTTCAAACcggcataaaaaaaaaaaagaaaaaaaaaggaaaagaaaaaaagaaaaagcaaagaaaGTCCCTTTTATGTGATTTGCTAATTTTGATGGGATTTACCGCTCTAATCTCTATCTGGTGTGAATATCTACTTAATACGTTGTAAACACTTTATAAGTTAGCCAGACAGATAAATTTTTTTAACCTATAAACAGATTACCACTCAAAAACCAAACATAATAGCATCTAAGCAGTTTACACTTGAAACTCTTTTCAAGCTTTTCatgtgtaaagtgtttacaacttaaTACTTTAGAGCCATCCAAACGACAAGTTAAACATAAACTTTAATAACTATGGTCCAAACGAAACCATAAAGAActcatctaaaaaaataaataaaaataaagtacatcCATAACAATAGTAATTGGGGAATCATCTTCTCCAACCATGCATGTTTGAGGCCAGGGTCAACTTTAAGGAACACTGCCGCCAAAGTGGCCATATGGGGTGACGCATCTGATGGTTGTAGTGGATATCgcatacacatcatggttggccttGAATAAAACCAAGGGTAGGTGTTCCCCTCCCAACCGTTTTCCATGATgttgcccacctgaatcatggatttgGGCTGAACTTTGGTCCATGAGCCTCACATGAGCTGACACATTTGATGATTGGAGCGCAATTTACGTGCACACCATGGTGTGGGTCACCCCAAGAATGCCTAAGAGTTCGCATGTTAAGCTCCTCCGCACCACAGTTTGCAGGGGAGCATTACTCTGTGTGCGTGCGCACACGCGCATGTCACACATTTGGAAGAGAAGTGCTCATTGGGGTCATTTGACAGTCCAATTGATCGATTTGAACTATCTATTAAGTCCATAACTTATTACATGGGTACCAGGCGAAAATCAC
Protein-coding regions in this window:
- the LOC131235234 gene encoding uncharacterized protein LOC131235234, which encodes MAMRSAAIPRAFISRVMEASRRTSRYFSDGTGRVLGEEEKAAENVYIQKKERERLEKLRLKMEKEKGTSEKEKPEKKAEDEVHKG